One Mugil cephalus isolate CIBA_MC_2020 chromosome 22, CIBA_Mcephalus_1.1, whole genome shotgun sequence genomic window carries:
- the LOC125000166 gene encoding apoptosis facilitator Bcl-2-like protein 14, translated as MTNGHIEIYDPLSNGLTGSPEPTSPSDSPESSMEDTVEYRIMMAYAQRRRPQKKVASPGGRDEDVNGGDANGTAPSAVSPEKEGLTEEKTKNKKKKKKGLKGLVNFFSCVKPQTKDEEPQKTPDDDDLVCVRAFQSEDDVSEKGDAEDQLGNVADRLTEIAEEIPFIPPEIETDNEENEVERVIGLILRESGDRLNERELRNANIAAELFWNYSFFSKLISGLLMKMGLKSLNPESPGPKASPKTQIAVMCEVTSRLSAVDTLPTQRLLDHGARYMQD; from the exons ATGACAAACGGCCACATCGAAATCTACGACCCCTTGTCCAACGGTCTCACCGGCAGCCCGGAGCCCACGTCTCCGTCGGACTCGCCCGAGTCCAGCATGGAGGACACGGTGGAGTACAGGATCATGATGGCGTACGCGCAGAGGAGACGACCCCAGAAGAAGGTGGCTTCACCGGGCGGCCGGGACGAGGACGTTAACGGCGGCGACGCAAACGGAACGGCTCCATCTGCAGTCAGTCCGGAGAAAGAAGGGCTGacggaggagaaaacaaaaaacaagaagaagaagaagaagggattAAAGGGACTCGTGAACTTTTTCAGCTGCGTCAAACCTCAGACCAAAGACGAGGAACCGCAGAAAACGCCGGATGATGATGATCTGGTCTGTGTCAGAGCGTTTCAGAGTGAGGATG ACGTGTCCGAAAAAGGAGACGCCGAGGACCAGCTGGGAAACGTCGCCGACCGACTGACTGAGATCGCAGAGGAAATCCCGTTCATTCCTCCAGAAATCGAAACGGACAATGAAGAGA ATGAAGTGGAGAGAGTCATCGGTCTGATTCTGAGGGAATCTGGAGACAGACTGAATGAGAGG gAGCTTAGAAACGCAAACATCGCAGCGGAGCTGTTTTGGAACTACAGCTTCTTTAGCAAACTGATATCGGGTCTGCTCATGAAGATGGGCCTCAAGTCCCTCAACCCCGAGTCTCCGGGGCCGAAGGCGTCGCCGAAAACCCAGATCGCCGTCATGTGCGAG GTCACCAGTCGTCTGTCAGCGGTGGACACGCTGCCCACGCAACGCCTCCTCGACCACGGAGCCAGATACATGCAGGATTAA